Proteins encoded by one window of Elaeis guineensis isolate ETL-2024a chromosome 12, EG11, whole genome shotgun sequence:
- the LOC105055723 gene encoding uncharacterized protein: MDFRGVAKLNFLMLISFLCLQARAESSRSVFFLDGSSQRYIRNRPLDAAGETNAMSLYEVAAATSVLLGFAPPSLLPSDSSYKLNEVLSPNPFDRPHAVMILEVSGVKGPLLSTDYLNTQVDTLFGSRIIGSRKAEIRLPDEDEVSVVTLVEPLEDECNAACVDKELSNLAHWLRGSYLGSVKSLDGELSVPLPSGSSLKLHLSKKADLHFASSLVSLFRSIKKAVEIHDDLAHSSASRAELLIGHFTGIEALEEEYGSEDITQQGVQLFQTTLAKLFDLLRTAYGGKLVLITMSNEEPSSHSGAMLDVTFSARISRWLEEESTTNSTSEVLLVRRSLAWITGVILLVSTIIGVYLLLNMPLTRDTLLYSNVKLD, encoded by the exons ATGGATTTCCGCGGCGTGGCGAAGCTTAATTTTCTGATGTTGATATCCTTCCTCTGCCTTCAAGCCAGG GCCGAGAGTAGCCGTTCGGTCTTCTTTCTCGATGGCTCTTCTCAAAGATATATTCGGAATCGGCCATTGGATGCCGCAGGGGAG ACCAATGCAATGTCATTATATGAAGTTGCAGCGGCCACATCAGTCTTACTTGGTTTTGCACCACCTTCGTTGCTTCCTTCTGATTCTTCATATAAG TTAAATGAGGTTCTATCCCCCAACCCATTTGACAGGCCTCATGCTGTTATGATTCTAGAAGTTTCGGGAGTTAAGG GGCCATTGCTGTCTACTGACTATTTAAACACCCAAGTGGATACTCTCTTCGGAAGTAGGATTATTGGTTCAAGGAAAGCTGAAATTCGACTTCCAG ATGAGGATGAAGTTTCTGTTGTTACTTTAGTTGAACCTTTAGAGGATGAGTGTAATGCTGCTTGTGTTGATAAGGAGCTCAGCAATCTT GCACACTGGCTGAGGGGATCATATCTTGGTTCTGTCAAGTCCCTAGATGGAGAATTGAGTGTTCCTTTGCCAAGTGGTAGCAGTTTAAAGTTGCATCTTTCAAAG AAAGCGGACCTGCATTTTGCATCTAGTCTTGTATCCCTGTTTAGAAGCATCAAGAAGGCGGTGGAGATTCATGATGATTTGGCTCATAGCAGTGCAAGCCGTGCAGAATTGTTGATAGGCCATTTCACAGGCATTGAg GCGCTGGAAGAAGAATATGGGTCAGAAGACATTACTCAGCAGGGAGTACAGTTGTTCCAGACAACTCTTGCCAAGTTATTTGATTTGCTACGGACGGCTTATGGAG GGAAACTTGTCCTAATTACCATGTCAAATGAGGAGCCTTCTTCCCACTCAGGAGCGATGTTAGACGTGACTTTTTCTGCACGGATTTCACGATGGTTAGAAGAAGAAAGCACAACTAATTCAACTTCAGAGGTGTTGCTAGTCAGGCGAAGTTTGGCCTGGATAACTGGAGTTATCCTTCTCGTGTCAACTATTATTGGG GTCTACCTTCTACTGAACATGCCGCTTACAAGGGACACCCTTCTTTATTCCAATGTCAAGCTTGATTGA